One genomic segment of Plasmodium cynomolgi strain B DNA, chromosome 14, whole genome shotgun sequence includes these proteins:
- a CDS encoding hypothetical protein (putative) encodes MDYSEVDEDDEDLYEGLEADNLLQGSYEKRIEEKKKEVERAPVKPKEQFFDKSRKNLYKKLSGAKAVYTKKEPCLFLGAPQVSEDAEEENQNVEFLLLVNLLYFINDVVIKNFCDKIGKVKRVVILEDDKYGKSLGICLVEFYSIDSSQNYVAFLKEKLKADVRRVSPDVEEQIKADELYNYGGYMNSHTVELIKRDNLDVLQCTENIHEALSKSLNLNKHPIFSWFNTSMKDVLSTYVKSELKKKKKTPSLIMITWIGKTKATPILEVIYPRTS; translated from the exons ATGGATTACTCGGAG GTAGACGAAGATGATGAGGATTTATACGAAGGGTTAGAGGCTGACAATTTG CTGCAGGGATCATACGAAAAAAGaatcgaagaaaaaaaaaaggaagtcgAAAGGGCGCCCGTCAAGCCGAAAGAG CAATTTTTTGACAAGtcgagaaaaaatttatacaaaaaGTTAAGCGGTGCTAAGGCAGTGTACACCAAAAAGG AACCCTGCTTATTTCTCGGAGCCCCCCAAGTGAGCGAAGACGCAGAGGAGGAAAACCAAAATGTGGAGTTCTTATTACTAGTCAATTTATTGTACTTTATAAATGATgtggtgataaaaaatttttgcgaTAAAATCGGGAAAGTGAAAAGAGTAGTTATTCTGGAGGATGATAAATATGGGAAATCCTTAGGGATATGTTTGGTAGAATTTTATAGCATAGATTCGTCACAAAATTATGTAGCTTTTTTGAAAGAGAAGCTGAAAGCAGATGTGAGGAGGGTAAGCCCGGACGTagaggaacaaataaaagcTGATGAGCTGTACAACTATGGAGGGTATATGAATAGCCACACGGTAGAACTAATAAAGAGAGATAATTTGGATGTTTTGCAGTGCACGGAAAATATTCATGAAGCTTTAAGTAAATCACTAAACTTGAATAAGCACCCGATTTTTAGTTGGTTTAATACCAGCATGAAAGATGTCCTCAGTACATACGTTAAGTccgaattaaaaaaaaaaaaaaaaacgccatcATTAATAATGATTACATGGATCGGAAAAACGAAAGCGACTCCGATTCTGGAAGTGATATATCCGCGCACATCATAG
- a CDS encoding hypothetical protein (putative) has product MEKTWRCNSCLVVNTEEATECACCMQKRSDEDGKTNGNVMNNVKKKNDEDSSINTDTNVEAHDATNSTEDTKHSENTNEGKGDMFDGGGFMPSLKQSPDTPSSNKSIFLTAVPNSNATIATNDTTTATLEDTNGHIKQNKTGENNATGEKTKKSIGKGRERKKADKRERAPSTRIQPARKCTQKKICYKT; this is encoded by the exons atggaaaaaacatGGAGATGTAATTCCTGCCTAGTGGTTAACACGGAGGAGGCCACAGAATGTGCATGCTGTATGCAAAAGAGGAGTGACGAGGATGGTAAGACAAACGGAAATGTTATGAATAATG tgaaaaaaaaaaatgacgaggaCTCTTCCATTAACACAGACACAAATGTTGAAGCGCATGATGCCACAAATTCAACAGAGGACACCAAACATAGTGAAAATACAAACGAAGGTAAAGGAGACATGTTCGATGGAGGTGGTTTTATGCCATCACTCAAGCAATCCCCTGACACGCCATCTTCAAATAAAAGCATTTTCTTAACGGCCGTGCCAAATAGTAATGCCACCATCGCAACGAACGATACCACAACTGCCACACTTGAGGACACCAATGGGCACATTAAACAGaacaaaacgggggagaaTAACGCTACTGGGGAGAAAACCAAAAAGTCTATTGGAAAAGGCagagagaggaagaaggcaGACAAACGAGAGAGAGCTCCATCTACGCGAATACAACCTGCTCgaaaatgcacacaaaaaaaaatatgttacaaGACATAG
- a CDS encoding transcription factor with AP2 domain(s) (putative), with product MQTNAEISDMKENCGGNQHLEGSYKVSKATNGIYNNEINYYDEHYANMKEGNDAPKENYYPNSMNEMNNYDSSLLADKDNHENSMSNEYDMDTLNNDMLANRTDSYGAKAYDCVVIDNGNSVVNMNGTVTNQSKLMTPKLFGYGVSMGNNSLGSIGMGQMGDTNHAGFINGVSTMNTMSFIGNMGVVNGMSSMNGMSGMNGMSGMNGMSGMNGVSGMNGVSGMNGVSGMNGVSRLNGMLRMNYMTGDNGANQGGNFGGAQATHNFSPNENPNFMNSHFLSKSKMYSGGSNHMDDANVEGSHMISMNGHMHSNSANGMISTNFQTYAPMYYERNVASQDNMNSSPYDENANYLANYARNDMTMRDGLRNESFKESEDEIMNNSVDDYYEKGNEQHGFLQQSQEGTPRASYLPYNSASYGASDVGGNNCSNTSSNVSCNISGNNNRSSNNYVVSPYMNNADSGYIDSTGGSYAYEVDANNALFMNRHNGNLCDTYVNVMNGMGSTVDGGNFSGSHSNGMGSNVGGRNFNGNHSNGSHSNGIVVNCSNSSSNKIKGMSKVGGNGCEGMNTNSTVSQDTMFPMNYEEDENDEENVGHEEGGNAGQNGGGNSCVNGGVNGGSGSGNDARGLMCAPDEGFPKYADNKGLVRIMGATFDAAENDRVEHPDSMINPSMLNPFSYNQFSSLVNSYSRSSTTNSMNRSSMNDFDNSPSYSNCRNMVMQRQEQNMKHFVENGKSPYLEPTTNGYTNHGLGASYNRDIVDHRINGMKMENVDFPMDVKGNDDTDMGGSRDSRMGASGRIGNSTNSSSELEHMNNNTMDKFTMYVTNEEGIFKNVSCSTERVNYADMQKGNGEDMAEYNQEAEYNQNESYDVGVYNGGINKEELEKETSYAMYNGKDVDDTDMDNGVRRDMDNGVRRDMDNGMRRDMDNAMSRDLNDMSRDIDSNLQMNNSESYSNELVDNVQMRNLGTYENVHNLNGDNNRHVMYKVEHNVKLNGGGMPNSVEHLRAESYQKCKNYMNKTGVAHMYDPNEEMNNSSNWAAYHMRNSPSKNSYFLLPNGNQSNNDLTNGMSYDGGNVNGMSTEEGIRSTATSGAAATASPSSATVASVMDYRNNMNYFENVNKSIMCSENGYDYVNPHPSAHSSYTNQWIQRMKGYASEEKIQVPMNLNGAYSNMNGSNYLMPHVNNHGEKSIIRGYSSVYNTMLSAKNGDTGTHTSVNGVSNQNRENDQVGGGGTCGMNNMHLQNAHHSGNILNNMDPQNSPNQNDLNTLNSLISMNSDTSLNHLNMLVIPKIKGVRFDKSGRRWVASWSQNGNQKRQYFPVKKFGQTQAKYMAIFARIRAVKCMQKKSHGSAENKKSQFRKTVMKDKTKAESNFEGDGDGDDDGDGDDDGDGDGDGDGDGDGDGDGDGDGDGDGDGGGDVDVDVRGDVRDDIRDDVRGDVRGERELIDGGAFNYGEHTCADQNGGFYNQDVKNEAPNESGDESPLKNYYGYPDGPCGLTNNDMPINNNDGTDDLRGCNFQTYVPVKLSAKGVDEEQGEARNVCNNEEEQQEEQQEGQQEGQQEGQQEGQQEGQQEGQQEEQQLEEGDRNHECRATGRSTSSSCSMGNGTQMVRDDTYCESFCEEEAVNQELQSMKTKYELEDQQVMSIQVHVGGDENGNESDSPQIAESEWVHGYAGKLGMCPENAILRGEDREEGEPKVREGEENDGEATNGDDSNGEVSNGEAPNGVAPNGEALLRGAHHGDENPHEASGTEKMNKFDEDGNGAMRDGVLAGEACHEGGEANHGAESHQDANLEAENCEDASCEGAGREHVSREHASCEHASCEHAELGETDRGNPHADDTEGEQTDGEDATAGGEIPHDGDDSETDGESPNEMKHTMKHSLKHNRLVKKQQQTHGKENEVILMNVNLIEMNGIVDIEKAKEHTNNVDDNLWNLIQVVERLKRKKVEVFRDANDQFALNLTEEVMNQLTSKLDELNVINENEKMRLFTQLKEYYLREANQIFHRKNVKLGMGKNGKKEGANDEQRNDMGQGQLQIEEGGEPCCGSSVQCSYRVNNKSEEDDVPSIHEGERNGHRKRNNNGELMHPKGSAEPDEDVSHSSSSSSSNHVSCKMGAKVYIKNGDIAADADCDSNLLVSGKSNSASDGDTNFTHSANPPFDTIIVENKKSKDEQYSGESASDGMSNVNRFKRQKSAACSDVHTNMDTSTHAIRIGCYDELDKKEGTLGNTLDVESYEHDGDGDCGTDLELINEETYEKTIEEAYEQVIEGTYEETIEGTYEQAIEETYEKTIEGTYEKAIEGTNEQTDVSTLNENGSHNHLSRYHGSNEIMFFRDGTDGEISAGVDTCEGDDASTGRIGNQQVAGISDEVHQNGEHTDWSGDELPGSTCSSGTDEQTGVENPRCLRNDLIASHNCEQSNPFSESGDSFELAPNSDPPNGQFLLEPLRSNQNSYATSGASYATSGASYATNGANFATSGASFAPFDNSNVFWENDQSQNQFGDGDTRADPFQQEPPQLSEAFGESHYLHSSRAGVTNSMCFPSNGYNSVHMSVPLHETQYTGGNGELCSGTDSSTDRNDASNDVSNDVSNVVSNDVSNVVSNGVSNDVVVDTLPSDGPLSPVNLSYLSNDHVVAEGGEYNGVRQTEKNAHPNGNVNLGRELH from the exons ATGCAGACTAACGCGGAAATTTCAGACATGAAGGAGAATTGCGGAGGAAACCAACACTTGGAAGGGAGCTACAAAGTCAGCAAGGCGACGAATGGCATATATAACAacgaaataaattattacgaTGAACATTACGCAAATatgaaagaaggaaatgaCGCACCGA aagaaaattattacccAAACAGTATGAACGAAATGAATAACTATGACTCTTCCTTGTTAGCGGATAAAGATAATCATGAAAATTCTATGAGCAATGAGTATGACATGGACACCTTGAACAACGACATGTTAGCGAACAGAACGGATAGCTATGGAGCAAAAGCTTATGACTGTGTCGTCATAGACAATGGCAACAGTGTGGTGAATATGAATGGGACTGTAACAAATCAGAGCAAATTGATGACTCCCAAACTTTTCGGCTACGGAGTAAGTATGGGGAATAACTCCTTGGGAAGCATTGGCATGGGCCAAATGGGCGATACAAATCATGCCGGTTTCATCAACGGAGTGAGTACCATGAATACGATGAGCTTTATCGGTAATATGGGCGTAGTGAACGGGATGAGTAGCATGAACGGGATGAGTGGCATGAACGGGATGAGTGGCATGAACGGGATGAGTGGCATGAACGGGGTGAGTGGCATGAACGGGGTGAGTGGCATGAACGGGGTGAGTGGCATGAACGGGGTGAGCAGGCTAAACGGTATGCTCAGGATGAACTACATGACCGGAGATAACGGGGCCAACCAGGGTGGCAACTTTGGAGGTGCCCAAGCAACGCATAACTTTTCCCCGAATGAAAATCCGAACTTTATGAACAGCCACTTTTTAAGTAAGTCCAAAATGTACAGCGGGGGAAGTAACCATATGGATGATGCAAATGTTGAAGGGAGTCATATGATTTCCATGAATGGACACATGCATAGTAACAGTGCGAATGGGATGATCAGCACGAACTTTCAAACCTACGCACCGATGTACTATGAGAGGAATGTGGCTAGTCAGGATAACATGAATAGCAGTCCCTACGATGAGAATGCAAATTATTTGGCAAACTACGCAAGAAACGATATGACCATGAGAGATGGACTTCGAAACGAATCCTTCAAAGAAAGTGAAGACGAAATTATGAATAACTCCGTGGATGATTATTACGAGAAAGGCAATGAGCAGCATGGGTTTCTGCAGCAAAGCCAGGAGGGCACTCCGAGGGCGAGCTACCTGCCCTATAATTCCGCGTCGTATGGCGCCAGCGACGTGGGGGGTAACAACTGCAGCAACACCAGCAGCAACGTAAGTTGCAATATCAGCGGAAATAACAACCGCAGTAGTAACAACTATGTCGTGTCTCCCTATATGAATAATGCCGATAGTGGGTATATTGACTCGACCGGTGGCAGTTATGCATACGAAGTGGATGCGAACAACGCACTCTTCATGAACAGACACAATGGGAATTTGTGTGATACCTACGTGAATGTCATGAACGGCATGGGAAGCACCGTTGACGGTGGGAATTTCAGCGGTAGCCACTCGAACGGCATGGGAAGCAATGTTGGCGGTCGGAACTTCAACGGTAACCACTCGAACGGTAGCCACTCGAACGGCATCGTCGTCAACTGCAGCAACTCGAGCAGCAACAAGATCAAAGGCATGAGCAAGGTAGGCGGGAACGGATGTGAGGGGATGAACACGAACTCGACGGTCAGCCAGGACACGATGTTCCCGATGAACTATGAAGAGGATGAAAATGACGAGGAAAATGTTGGTCACGAGGAAGGCGGGAACGCAGGCCAGAACGGAGGCGGAAACAGCTGCGTTAATGGCGGCGTCAATGGCGGTAGCGGTAGCGGCAACGACGCGCGCGGATTGATGTGCGCGCCGGACGAGGGTTTCCCCAAGTACGCGGACAACAAGGGCCTCGTACGCATTATGGGCGCCACGTTCGACGCTGCAGAGAATGACCGCGTAGAACACCCCGATTCGATGATCAACCCCAGCATGTTGAACCCCTTCAGTTACAACCAGTTCTCCAGCCTAGTCAACAGCtacagcaggagcagcacaACTAATTCTATGAACCGATCCAGTATGAACGATTTTGACAACTCCCCATCATATTCCAATTGCCGCAATATGGTCATGCAGAGGCAGGAGCAGAATATGAAGCACTTCgttgaaaatggaaaaagccCATATTTAGAACCCACCACCAATGGGTACACTAACCATGGACTTGGCGCTAGTTACAACAGGGATATAGTGGACCATAGAATAAATGgaatgaaaatggaaaatgtggATTTCCCGATGGATGTGAAGGGAAATGATGACACGGACATGGGTGGAAGCAGAGACAGCAGAATGGGTGCAAGTGGCCGAATTGGAAACAGCACGAACAGTAGCAGCGAATTGGAGCACATGAACAACAACACTATGGATAAGTTCACCATGTACGtaacaaatgaagaagggatatttaaaaatgtcagcTGTAGCACTGAACGGGTCAACTACGCTGAtatgcaaaaaggaaatggtGAAGACATGGCTGAGTACAACCAAGAGGCAGAATACAACCAGAACGAATCGTATGATGTTGGTGTGTACAACGGGGGGATCAACAAAGAAGAGTTGGAGAAAGAGACCAGTTATGCTATGTACAACGGTAAGGATGTGGACGACACGGATATGGACAACGGGGTGAGGCGCGATATGGACAACGGCGTGAGGCGCGATATGGACAACGGCATGAGGCGCGATATGGATAACGCCATGAGCCGCGATTTGAACGACATGAGCCGCGATATCGACTCCAATCTTCAGATGAATAACTCAGAAAGTTACTCAAACGAATTAGTGGATAACGTGCAAATGAGAAATCTAGGTACTTACGaaaatgtgcataatttGAATGGGGATAATAATCGGCATGTGATGTACAAGGTAGAACATAATGTTAAGCTGAACGGAGGAGGGATGCCCAATTCTGTAGAGCATCTGAGAGCAGAAAGCTATCAGAAGTGTAAAAACTACATGAACAAAACGGGCGTTGCTCATATGTATGACCCTAATGAGGAAATGAATAACTCTAGCAATTGGGCCGCTTACCACATGAGAAACTCGCCGTCGAAAAATTCCTACTTTCTGTTACCAAATGGGAACCAGTCCAATAATGACCTTACCAACGGGATGAGTTACGATGGGGGTAATGTCAATGGGATGTCCACGGAGGAAGGCATCCGTTCAACCGCTACAAGCGGAGCGGCGGCAACTGCATCGCCATCTTCTGCTACTGTGGCCTCCGTGATGGATTATAGAAACAACATGAACTATTtcgaaaatgtgaacaagAGCATCATGTGCAGCGAAAATGGTTACGATTATGTGAACCCCCATCCCAGTGCACATAGTAGCTACACCAACCAGTGGATACAACGAATGAAGGGTTACGCGTCTGAGGAAAAAATCCAAGTGCCTATGAATCTGAACGGAGCTTACAGCAACATGAACGGTAGTAACTATCTAATGCCGCATGTCAATAATCACGGTGAAAAATCCATTATTCGTGGGTACAGCAGTGTGTACAACACGATGCTGTCGGCGAAAAATGGGGATACTGGTACTCATACCAGCGTCAACGGTGTGAGTAACCAGAACAGGGAGAATGATCAAGTTGGTGGAGGTGGAACATGTGGTATGAACAACATGCACCTGCAGAATGCACATCACAGTGGTAATATTTTGAACAATATGGACCCCCAGAATAGCCCAAACCAAAACGATTTGAATACTTTGAATAGTCTCATCTCCATGAATTCTGATACTTCCCTAAATCATCTAAACATGCTAGTCATACCTAAGATTAAGGGAGTCCGTTTTGACAAATCAGGGAGAAGATGGGTGGCTAGCTGGAGCCAGAATGGTAACCAAAAGAGGCAGTACTTTCCTGTGAAGAAATTTGGCCAGACACAGGCGAAATATATGGCCATTTTTGCCAGGATAAGGGCTGTCAAGTGCATGCAGAAGAAGTCGCACGGGTCAGCGGAGAATAAGAAAAGTCAGTTCAGGAAGACCGTGATGAAGGACAAAACGAAGGCCGAATCGAACTTCGAGGGTGATGGTGATGGTGATGACGATGGTGATGGTGATGACGATGGTGATGGTGACGGTGATGGTGACGGTGATGGTGACGGCGATGGTGATGGTGATGGCGATGGTGATGGCGATGGTGATGGTGGTGGCGATGTCGACGTCGATGTCCGTGGCGATGTCCGTGACGATATCCGTGACGATGTCCGTGGCGATGTCCGTGGCGAGAGGGAACTCATCGACGGGGGGGCCTTCAACTATGGAGAGCACACCTGCGCCGACCAAAACGGAGGATTCTACAACCAAGATGTGAAGAACGAAGCCCCAAACGAATCGGGGGATGAATCTCCGCTGAAGAACTACTACGGATACCCAGATGGGCCATGTGGCCTGACAAACAATGACATGCCCATTAACAACAACGATGGCACAGACGATTTGAGGGGTTGTAATTTTCAGACGTATGTTCCTGTGAAATTATCCGCGAAAGGTGTTGATGAAGAGCAGGGCGAAGCGAGGAATGTATGTAATAATGAGGAGGAGCaacaggaggagcagcaggaggggcAGCAGGAGGGGCAGCAGGAGGGGCAGCAGGAGGGGCAGCAGGAGGGGCAGCAGGAGgggcagcaggaggagcagcagctgGAAGAGGGGGACCGAAACCATGAGTGCAGAGCGACGGGCCGCAGCACCAGCAGTAGCTGTAGTATGGGAAACGGGACCCAAATGGTTCGTGACGACACCTATTGCGAATCATTCTGCGAAGAGGAAGCGGTAAATCAAGAGCTGCAAAGTATGAAGACAAAATATGAATTGGAGGACCAGCAAGTGATGTCCATTCAGGTGCATGTCGGAGGAGACGAAAATGGAAACGAATCGGATTCCCCTCAGATAGCCGAGTCGGAGTGGGTGCACGGATATGCTGGAAAATTGGGGATGTGCCCAGAAAATGCCATTTTGAGGGGTGAAGATCGCGAGGAAGGAGAGCCCAAAGTGAGGGAGGGCGAAGAAAATGACGGAGAGGCTACAAATGGAGATGACTCAAATGGAGAGGTCTCAAATGGAGAGGCCCCAAATGGAGTGGCCCCAAATGGAGAGGCCCTCTTACGTGGTGCCCACCATGGTGACGAAAATCCACACGAGGCGTCTGGAACggagaaaatgaacaaatttgatgAGGATGGCAACGGGGCGATGCGAGATGGTGTACTCGCGGGGGAAGCGTGTCACGAAGGTGGAGAAGCTAACCACGGAGCGGAGAGCCACCAGGACGCCAATCTTGAGGCGGAAAACTGTGAAGATGCCAGCTGCGAAGGTGCCGGCCGCGAACATGTCAGCCGCGAACATGCCAGCTGCGAACATGCCAGCTGCGAACATGCCGAGCTAGGGGAGACAGACCGAGGAAATCCCCACGCTGACGACACGGAGGGAGAACAAACGGACGGCGAGGACGCGACTGCAGGCGGAGAAATCCCCCATGATGGTGACGACTCCGAAACGGACGGTGAATCCCCGAACGAAATGAAGCATACAATGAAGCATTCATTGAAGCATAACCGGCTCGTAAAGAAACAGCAACAGACACACGGGAAGGAAAATGAGGTCATTTTAATGAACGTAAATCTGATCGAAATGAATGGAATAGTTGATATagaaaaagcaaaggaaCACACCAACAACGTAGATGATAATTTGTGGAATCTCATTCAAGTGGTGGAAAGactgaaaaggaaaaaggttGAAGTGTTTAGAGATGCAAATGACCAATTCGCATTGAACTTAACTGAAGAGGTAATGAATCAGCTGACCAGTAAATTGGATGAACTTAATGTgataaacgaaaatgaaaaaatgcggCTGTTCACGCAGTTGAAGGAATACTACCTTAGGGAGGCCAACCAAATTTTCCATAGGAAAAACGTCAAGCTGGGAATgggtaaaaatggaaagaaggAAGGTGCAAATGATGAACAGCGTAACGATATGGGACAGGGACAGCTTCAAATTGAAGAGGGAGGAGAACCGTGCTGTGGGTCGAGTGTGCAATGTTCGTACAGGGTGAACAACAAAAGTGAGGAGGACGACGTGCCTAGCATACatgaaggggaaaggaaCGGTCATaggaaaagaaacaacaATGGGGAGTTGATGCACCCGAAGGGAAGTGCTGAACCTGATGAAGACGTGAGCcatagtagtagtagcagtagtagtaacCACGTGAGTTGTAAAATGGGCGCTAAAGTGTATATCAAGAATGGTGACATCGCGGCAGATGCAGACTGTGACAGCAACCTGTTAGTCAGTGGCAAGTCTAACAGCGCATCGGATGGTGACACCAATTTTACACATTCTGCGAACCCCCCATTTGACACCATCATTgtggagaataaaaaaagtaaggaCGAACAGTACAGTGGCGAAAGCGCATCCGATGGTATGTCTAATGTAAACAGAtttaaaagacaaaaaagtGCAGCATGTTCGGACGTACACACTAATATGGATACGTCGACCCACGCGATCAGGATAGGATGTTATGACGAATtagacaaaaaagaaggtaCCTTGGGTAACACCTTGGATGTGGAAAGTTACGAACATGACGGCGATGGGGATTGTGGTACCGACTTGGAATTGATAAACGAGGAGACGTACGAGAAGACCATCGAGGAGGCGTATGAGCAGGTCATCGAGGGGACGTACGAGGAGACCATCGAGGGGACGTATGAGCAGGCCATCGAGGAGACGTACGAGAAAACCATCGAGGGGACGTACGAGAAAGCCATCGAGGGGACGAACGAACAGACAGATGTGTCCACGTTGAATGAGAACGGATCGCATAATCACCTGAGCAGATACCATGGCAGTAATGAAATCATGTTCTTTCGTGACGGTACGGATGGGGAAATCTCTGCCGGGGTGGATACGTGCGAGGGGGATGATGCTTCTACTGGTCGAATCGGTAACCAGCAGGTCGCGGGCATCTCAGACGAAGTgcaccaaaatggagagcacACAGATTGGAGCGGTGATGAACTCCCGGGAAGCACGTGCAGTAGTGGCACAGATGAGCAAACCGGGGTAGAGAATCCACGCTGTTTGAGGAATGATCTAATCGCGTCTCACAACTGTGAGCAAAGCAATCCGTTTAGCGAATCTGGAGACTCTTTTGAACTTGCCCCTAACAGCGACCCTCCGAATGGGCAGTTTTTACTTGAACCGTTAAGAAGCAATCAGAACAGTTATGCGACAAGTGGGGCCAGTTATGCGACAAGTGGGGCCAGTTATGCGACAAATGGGGCCAATTTTGCGACAAGTGGGGCCAGTTTCGCTCCATTTGATAACAGCAATGTGTTTTGGGAGAACGACCAATCTCAGAATCAGTTCGGTGATGGGGATACACGAGCAGACCCGTTCCAACAGGAACCTCCTCAGTTGAGTGAGGCCTTTGGGGAAAGCCATTATCTGCACAGTAGCAGAGCTGGAGTAACAAACAGCATGTGTTTCCCGTCCAATGGCTATAATTCTGTTCACATGAGCGTACCTTTGCATGAGACTCAATACACAGGTGGGAATGGCGAGCTGTGCAGTGGTACGGACAGTTCAACGGATAGAAATGATGCATCTAATGATGTATCTAATGATGTATCTAATGTTGTGTCTAATGATGTATCTAATGTTGTGTCTAATGGTGTGTCTAATGATGTAGTAGTAGATACGTTGCCGAGTGATGGCCCCCTATCTCCTGTCAATTTGAGTTACCTTTCGAACGACCATGTGGTAGCAGAAGGCGGAGAATATAACGGTGTGCGCCAAACGGAGAAGAATGCTCATCCGAATGGAAATGTGAACTTGGGCAGGGAGCTTCATTAA